A window of the Serratia sarumanii genome harbors these coding sequences:
- a CDS encoding ABC transporter ATP-binding protein — MIELSVENLHLTYGDNPVLKGVSMDLKRGEVVSLLGPSGSGKTTLLRAVAGLEKPSQGRIVIGNNAVYNGSARSEIPAEERNLGLVFQSYALWPHKTVFENVAYPLKLRKIASAEITQRVQAVLDQLGLGHLAKRHPHQLSGGQQQRVAIGRALVYNPPVILLDEPLSNLDAKLREEARVFLRELIIKLGLSALMVTHDQNEAMAISDRILLLNNGKIEQQGTPQEMYGSPTTLFTAEFMGSNNRLPGKVVALEGDRARIEGKDWALWGKAGAGVQVGQEGSAVIRVERVRLGEDPQGNQLELPLLASMYLGDRWEYLFRTVAEDFVVRAYGHEARDRALCRLSLPAEHLWIFPKA, encoded by the coding sequence ATGATTGAACTTTCGGTAGAGAATCTGCATTTGACCTATGGCGACAACCCGGTGTTGAAAGGGGTGTCGATGGATCTGAAACGGGGCGAAGTGGTCTCGCTGCTGGGTCCGTCGGGCAGCGGCAAAACCACGCTGCTGCGGGCGGTGGCCGGGCTGGAGAAACCGAGCCAGGGGCGGATCGTCATCGGCAATAACGCGGTGTACAACGGCAGCGCGCGCAGCGAAATTCCAGCCGAAGAGCGCAATCTGGGGCTGGTGTTTCAGTCCTACGCGCTGTGGCCGCATAAAACGGTGTTTGAGAACGTCGCTTACCCGCTGAAGCTGCGTAAGATCGCCTCGGCGGAAATCACCCAGCGGGTGCAGGCGGTGCTGGATCAGCTCGGGTTGGGGCATCTGGCCAAGCGCCATCCGCACCAGCTTTCCGGCGGCCAGCAGCAGCGCGTGGCGATCGGACGGGCGCTGGTCTACAACCCGCCGGTGATCCTGCTGGACGAGCCGCTGTCCAACCTTGACGCCAAGCTGCGCGAAGAGGCGCGGGTATTCCTGCGCGAGTTGATCATCAAGCTTGGCCTGTCGGCGCTGATGGTGACCCACGATCAGAACGAGGCGATGGCCATCTCCGATCGCATCCTGCTGCTCAATAACGGCAAAATCGAACAGCAGGGCACGCCGCAGGAGATGTACGGTTCGCCCACCACGCTGTTCACCGCCGAGTTCATGGGCAGCAACAACCGCTTGCCGGGCAAGGTTGTCGCGCTGGAAGGCGACCGGGCGCGCATCGAAGGCAAGGATTGGGCGCTGTGGGGCAAAGCGGGCGCAGGCGTGCAGGTCGGCCAGGAGGGCTCGGCGGTGATCCGCGTGGAGCGCGTGCGGTTGGGCGAAGATCCGCAGGGCAACCAGCTTGAGCTGCCGCTGCTGGCCAGCATGTATCTCGGCGATCGCTGGGAATACCTGTTCCGCACCGTGGCCGAGGATTTCGTGGTGCGCGCCTATGGCCACGAAGCGCGCGATCGGGCGCTGTGCCGGCTCTCCCTGCCGGCCGAGCATCTGTGGATATTCCCGAAAGCATAA
- a CDS encoding ABC transporter permease: MQAWRRKWQSLPRGLVVLITALVIYVPLSFIIIQSFLSAPFFSPSKVFSLEAFEFIFTDPDFYKALKSGFILAFGLVIIAIPLGGILAFLMVRTDLPGRRIIEPLILVPIFVSPMVLGFGYVVAAGPVGFFSLWAQALLGFVPWNIYSMASIVVIAGLTHVPHAYLYISSALRSVGSDVEEAARTAGATPLQVMTAVSLPMVRPSILYAGVLLFFLGLEVFGLMLVLGDPEGNLVLATYLYQLTNKLGTPSYHLMAAVAVVLICITIPLVMLQRRLMRTANRFVTVKGKASQARALPLGKWRWVAGAVVVFWLTVTIGVPLIGVVLRAFISNWGVGVSVWDELSINTFRTIWAQPNLLRAIVNSMAIGVIGGALAVACYLFIGIAMHRKPDGATRFLDYSVLVPRAVPGLLAGLAFLWVFLFLPMWLDKSLKEGWLSALPMAEWLRANWIVWLRSLRSTIFSVWLAYTVVWMAYGLRLISSTLLQVGPELEEAARSAGASRGQITRHVTIPLSRYGLIGSWLLMFLIFEREYSTGVYLLSPGTETIGSMLVSLWAAGAIDIVAALSFINILLVVLGLGIALRFGVKLHD, encoded by the coding sequence ATGCAAGCATGGCGCAGAAAGTGGCAGAGCCTGCCGCGCGGCCTGGTGGTGTTGATAACCGCGCTGGTTATCTATGTCCCCCTGTCGTTTATCATCATTCAAAGCTTCCTCTCGGCACCGTTTTTCTCTCCCTCCAAGGTCTTCAGCCTGGAGGCCTTCGAGTTCATCTTTACCGATCCTGATTTCTACAAGGCGCTGAAGAGCGGCTTTATTCTGGCATTCGGCCTGGTGATCATCGCCATCCCCCTCGGTGGCATTTTGGCCTTCCTGATGGTGCGCACCGATCTGCCGGGGCGGCGGATCATCGAGCCGCTGATTCTGGTGCCGATCTTCGTGTCGCCGATGGTGCTGGGCTTCGGCTACGTGGTGGCGGCGGGGCCGGTGGGCTTCTTCTCGCTGTGGGCGCAGGCGCTGCTGGGCTTCGTGCCGTGGAACATCTATTCGATGGCCAGCATCGTGGTGATAGCCGGATTGACGCACGTGCCCCACGCGTATCTGTACATCTCCTCGGCGCTGCGCAGCGTGGGCTCCGACGTTGAAGAAGCGGCGCGCACCGCCGGCGCCACGCCGCTGCAGGTGATGACCGCCGTCAGCCTGCCGATGGTGCGGCCGTCTATCCTGTACGCCGGGGTGCTGCTGTTCTTCCTCGGGCTGGAAGTGTTCGGCCTGATGCTGGTGCTGGGGGATCCGGAGGGCAATCTGGTGCTGGCGACCTACCTGTACCAGTTGACCAACAAGCTGGGCACGCCGTCTTACCACCTGATGGCGGCGGTGGCGGTGGTGCTGATCTGCATCACCATTCCGCTGGTGATGCTGCAGCGCCGGCTGATGCGCACCGCCAACCGCTTCGTTACCGTCAAGGGCAAAGCCTCGCAGGCCCGTGCGCTGCCGCTGGGCAAATGGCGCTGGGTGGCCGGCGCGGTGGTGGTGTTCTGGCTGACCGTGACCATCGGCGTGCCGCTGATAGGCGTGGTGCTGCGCGCCTTTATCTCCAACTGGGGCGTGGGCGTGTCTGTTTGGGACGAGCTGTCGATCAACACCTTCCGCACCATCTGGGCGCAACCCAACCTGCTGCGCGCCATCGTCAACTCAATGGCGATTGGGGTGATCGGCGGGGCGCTGGCGGTGGCGTGCTACCTGTTCATCGGCATCGCCATGCACCGCAAGCCGGATGGCGCCACGCGCTTCCTCGACTACAGCGTGCTGGTGCCGCGCGCGGTGCCGGGGCTGCTGGCCGGTCTGGCGTTCCTGTGGGTGTTTCTGTTCCTGCCGATGTGGTTGGACAAATCGCTCAAGGAGGGCTGGCTGTCGGCGCTGCCGATGGCCGAGTGGCTGCGTGCTAACTGGATTGTCTGGCTGCGTTCGCTGCGCAGCACCATCTTCAGCGTCTGGCTGGCGTACACCGTGGTGTGGATGGCTTACGGCCTGCGGCTGATCTCTTCCACGCTGCTGCAGGTGGGGCCGGAACTGGAGGAGGCGGCGCGCAGCGCCGGCGCCAGCCGTGGCCAGATCACCCGCCACGTCACCATTCCGCTGTCGCGCTACGGCCTGATCGGCTCCTGGCTGCTGATGTTCCTGATTTTTGAACGCGAATATTCTACCGGGGTGTATCTGCTGTCTCCGGGCACGGAAACCATCGGCTCGATGCTGGTTTCCCTGTGGGCCGCGGGCGCTATCGATATCGTCGCCGCGCTGTCGTTCATCAATATCCTGCTGGTGGTGCTGGGGCTGGGGATTGCCTTGCGCTTTGGAGTGAAATTACATGATTGA
- a CDS encoding ABC transporter substrate-binding protein, whose product MMKKISATVAAITLLGSVSAYAAFPAGYPADYQKWVDGAKKEGKVVIYSTTDTKAAAPLIQGFEALYPGIKVEYNDMNSTELYNRFISEQAAGGTSGDVVWSSSMDTILKLAGDYAQEYTSPEQAQLPKWAVWQDKVYGTTYEPVVFIYNKRLIPQGDVPDSHAALAKLIAGQTDKFKKKVTTYDIEKSGVGFMLSVQDFKADPNYFKTLADVAKGGLAVQSSTGTMMERVSSGENLIGFNILGSYAEARAKSDPSLGIVYPKDYTLVLSRVSFISKEAGNPNAAKLWFDYVLSEKGQSILANQADIPSIRNDIEGKNDIDGMTKLLGNALKPIPVDDSLLEYLQPAKRLDYIKQWRAAAAK is encoded by the coding sequence ATGATGAAAAAAATCAGCGCGACCGTAGCTGCAATCACCTTACTGGGCTCCGTTTCCGCCTATGCGGCCTTCCCGGCGGGCTACCCCGCCGACTATCAGAAATGGGTCGACGGCGCGAAGAAAGAAGGCAAGGTGGTGATTTACTCGACCACCGACACCAAGGCGGCGGCGCCGCTGATCCAGGGGTTCGAGGCGTTGTACCCGGGCATCAAGGTGGAATACAACGACATGAACAGCACCGAACTCTATAACCGCTTCATCAGCGAGCAGGCGGCCGGCGGCACCAGCGGCGACGTGGTGTGGAGCTCGTCGATGGACACCATTTTGAAACTGGCGGGCGATTACGCGCAGGAGTATACCTCCCCTGAGCAGGCCCAGCTGCCGAAATGGGCGGTATGGCAAGATAAAGTGTATGGCACCACCTATGAGCCGGTGGTGTTTATCTATAACAAACGCCTGATCCCGCAAGGCGATGTGCCGGATTCGCACGCGGCGCTGGCCAAGCTGATCGCCGGCCAGACGGACAAATTCAAGAAGAAAGTCACCACGTACGACATCGAAAAATCCGGCGTCGGCTTCATGCTGTCGGTGCAGGACTTCAAGGCCGATCCCAACTACTTCAAAACGCTGGCCGACGTGGCCAAGGGCGGGTTGGCGGTGCAATCCTCCACCGGCACCATGATGGAGCGCGTCTCCTCCGGTGAAAACCTGATCGGCTTCAATATCCTCGGTTCGTACGCCGAGGCCCGCGCCAAAAGCGACCCGTCGCTCGGCATCGTCTATCCGAAAGATTATACCCTGGTGCTGTCGCGCGTGAGCTTCATCAGCAAAGAGGCCGGCAACCCTAACGCCGCCAAGCTGTGGTTCGACTACGTGCTGTCGGAGAAAGGGCAAAGTATTCTCGCCAATCAGGCGGATATCCCCTCGATCCGCAACGACATCGAAGGCAAGAACGACATCGACGGCATGACCAAGCTGTTGGGTAACGCGCTCAAGCCGATCCCGGTCGACGACAGCCTGCTGGAATATCTGCAGCCGGCCAAACGCCTCGACTACATCAAACAGTGGCGCGCCGCCGCGGCGAAATAA